Genomic DNA from Candidatus Sulfurimonas marisnigri:
CTTTATGTTTTATAGTTGTCATATTATCTACTCATTGTCTGGTAAAACCATCATATTTTTTCGCCAGTAACCTCTACCGCCTTTTAGCGATATACAGTGGTGCAGAGGAAACTTCTCCTTATACTCTTGAAGTCTATTTAGTGTAGCTTTACCGCTATCACAGTAAAATACAAAGACAGTTCCCTCAGCCTCTTGACTTAATAAAAATGGATTGTATACAAAGGTGTCAGCTTTTTCAATAGGAGAGAGGATAGTGTCAACAAGGATAACCTTAACCCCATCAGCTTCAAGCCTTTCTTTGTTTTGTAAAAACTCTTTTTGAGTCCATTCATTCGGATATTTCATAATGTAAATTATATATGAAAATATTTAGTTTTGTATTAAAAGATATCCTTTGTTGTAATATCTCAAAAATATCATAATTTAATTCTCTTGAATTGCTCTTTTTGAAATAGATTAAATCGGAAAATTTATACTAAACTTAGCACCCTTGCAGTCAACATCTTCATACTTATACTCTTCGTTTGAAACAGATATCTCCCCATTTAGATGATTATTAATTATAGACTCTGTCATATGTAAACCTATCCCTGTCCCGTGTGACTTAGCTTTAGTTGTAAAATATGAGTCAAACACTTTATCTATTATATTATCCTTAATTCCACCACCGTTATCTTTTATCTCTATGAAAGCTCTGTTGTTCTCTTTGTAAATATCTATAAAAATTAGTTTTCTAGTTCCTTGTAGCCGTGAAACTAGTACATCTTTCGCATTTTTTAAAATATTGAGTATGGCTTGAGTTAGTTCATTCTCTAAAGCGGTTATCTCTATCTCTTCTATATTCTCTATTAGTTCTATATTGTGTGTTTTAAATAAATCCTTTAGGAGAGACATTGTCTTGTCTACACTGCTTCTTAGTGTAAAAGTAGACTTATTTTTATTTGGAATAAAAAAGTTTCTAAAATCATCTATTGTATGAGATAGATATTGCGTTTGTTCGTTGATATTCTCAGCATATACTCTTAATTCATCACTCTTAACATTTTCCATGTCGATATCTACTATTATATTATTTGCCCACATGGATATAATTGATATAGGTTGTCTCCACTGGTGTGTAATGTTTCCTATCATCTCACCCATTGATGCCATCTTTGATTGTTGGAAAAGCAAAATATCTTTTTGCTCATTCGCCTCTTGTAACTCTTTTGTGCGCTCTAAAACTTTTTTCTCTAAGGACATATTTAATCGTACTAACTTTCTGTTTCTATCAGAAACCTGGTTAAACAAAGTATTTAATGAAAATAGTAGCGCTTCTCTAGCATTATTCCCCTCTGCAATATCCTCTTCAAAAGCTTCTTCTGGAGTTTCTCCGGCTTCAATTTTTTTAATTTGCCTTGCCATATTTTGATCTTTTCCAAGAATATGATAGGCGAGCCAATGAACCAAAAAATCTAATAACTCATCTGATATGCTAGTACTATCCGTCAATAGACTCTCATGCATTCTGGTGATTTCATCCAAAAAATATTCATGATTTTTGATATGACTGTAAATGTGACGTTCATCAACATTCATAGTTTTCATTAACTGCTCTTCTTCTTCAAAATGGTAGAGAGTGTAGTCAAACAAATCTTTAAAGACTTTCTCAATGCTTACTGTATTTAACTTGTCCTCAGAGAGCAAACTTCCATATTCATTAATAATATCTACAAGCTTTTTGTGTTGCTCGTCAACTGTTTCTAAGTCAGTTAAATAGTACTTATCCCAGTGAAATGACTCCATAGCAAAACTCCCTTTTGGTAAATAAAACGATAAACTGCCCGTCACCCTGAACTTGATTCCGGGTCTAATTCGATAATTGTTCGGAAGCTTCAATACTTTATAATAATTATCATCTTATTTTAATATATAATAATACAATAAAATATCTAGTTTTGTTCTAAGTTTTTCTTGGAACTAAATAAAACTATAGATGAGCTGAGAAGAGCACCCAAAAAAACTATGGTGTATCCAGTCGGTAAATCAAAATAGTACGAAACTATAATGGCAACAGTGCTAAAAAACCATCCAAAGTAAAAACTAAAAAGAAGTGGTTTTTTAAGTTCAAGAGACAGAGCAACAAACGCAGGGGCAATTAAAAGGACAAACACGACTAACACGCCGGCTAACTGCACTGACGATGTTACTGTTAGAGCCAACAGGGAAAAAAACAGTAATTCTCTAACGAAACCGTTTGTTTTGGGTAATATTTTCCAAATTGCCAATGCGATTAAGGCATATATGACACCACTTTTTAAAACATCTATAGGAGCAGTAAAGAGAATATCACTGGCAAGTAAAGACTTGAAGTGCTCCATCCCCTCTGCCGAGTGTGAGAGAACCATTAATATTCCACTCGCGCCCAATACATATAATAGACCAATAAAAGCCTCTAGTTTTATCTCTCTTTGAGAAGCGATAGCAATTAAAAAAGCACTCAAAAGTGCAAAGGATAAGGTAAGAATGTAAAAATATTCTTCATGAAAATAGCCCAAACTTATAGCAGAACCAAGTGCTGCAAATTGCGCTATTGCCAAGTCTGTAAATATAATACCTCTTTTTAAAATTCCAATTCCAAACCAGGAGTGCATCATTACCAAGATGATAACAAGTGCAATAGGAGTTAGTAGTATATCTATCATTTTATAGCACATGTCAGATAATCAAACAGGGATGTTAAATCCTCTATAGTCTCTAGTGCCCCAATATCATGAGGCATTAATATCACTTTTGTGCCACTCTTTTCACTTATAAAATCAGCAGTTTTTGTTGTATGATAAACATCATGAAAGATAGCATAAGGTTTTTCTTTTTTTATCAGTTCTATTATCTTTATGGTGTGTCTAGAAGATGGAGGAATTCCAGGTAATGGCTCGATAGTGCCAATATTTACAAGTCCGTACGCTTTATTGAAATATGCTAGATTATCGTGAAACTGCACAACTTTTATACCCTTTTTTTCAGCCATTTTTTGACTCCAAAGTTTTATTTTCTGGTTCCACATCTTGTAAAAGTCGTCATAATTCTTCTCGTAAGCTTCTTTATGTTGTGTGTCTATATCTACTAAAAACTTTTTTATAGTATCTGCCAAGATAAGAGTATTGTTCGGGTCAAGATGAAAGTGCGGATTTCCATCAGGATGGATATCGCCATTTTTTCTGTCAACCTCATTTGGTTTATTTATGAGCTCTACATGGTGAGAAAGATTTAAAAAAGTTGGAGTACCCGGCTGTGTCTTTTGGTTTCCGGCACGATTCAAAAGAGGTGGCAACCAGCCAATCTCTAGCTGCCCTCCATTCATTATAAGAGCATCGGCGTTTCTCACTTTTGTTATAAGAGAAGGGCGAGGTATGATAAAGTGCGGATCCCAGTTTCCTCTTGAAAGAACAACCGTACTTACGTGCTCCCCGCCAACGATTTTTGTCAAAGCACCAATAAATGGATAAGTAACAGCTATGTTTAGGTTGGCAAAGAGTGATAGCGGTAAAACAAGTAGCAATAAAAGTTTATTCATAAAATCTTCTTTTCATTTAAAATAGTAACGATTTATGACACTTTGAGTGCCATAAATTTATTAGAAAGAGTGAGCCGAGTGGGCACCAATAGCTATATTTGCCTGAAGCATTATTGTATTAATGCTTTGTTTGTTTCCATCTTCATTATACATTGCATCATTTTTATTGTACTGAAGTCTAAAGCGACTAAACTCACTAGGATGGTATTCTACCATGGCAGAGTATTTATGAAAGTTGTTTACTTCATTTATATCTGCACCGTCTTCTTTGATATCGTTTTGATAGATTGTATCATATCTGATACCAAATTTCCAATTTCTGTCGTGAGTATAAACTAGCTGGCTGTATAGTCCGCTTTGTCTTTTTTCTATGTTTAAAGTTCCGGTTATGCTTGTAGAATTTACATCGTATTGAACACCATCCATCTCTCTGCTTAACCATTCGCTTTGCCACTTGATAGAGCTGTATGAATCAAAAGAGTGCAGAACTACCAAGTCTGCTCCATAAAGCCTACTCTCTCCGCTAAATACATTAGGAACATCGTCATCGCTGTGGTTTAATAATGAATCACCTTGTGCATAAGATACTCCGGCAAAAACAGTTGTATAGTCAAAATCAAAAGATGTTTTTAAATATCCGACGTATAAAGATGGTGCGGAAGCTCCTTGTATAATTGCTTCACCATCTGCATCTTTGTATGATTCGTTCCCGAACATTTTTTCATTTTCACCTTGAAGCACCTCTAAACCTGCCATAAGATAAAAAGGTGTTGGAGCAGTCCATTGAAGCTGAGCACCGAGCTCATTTATGCCGTGTGTACCTAAAAATGATTCAAAAACTAGCGGCATATCCCCAAAATCCCAATAGTGATGGTGTTGTGCGTTTTGGTATCCGAAATTTGATAGAAGTTTTCCGCCTCTGGCTCTGAGCCCATTACCAAGAGCTGTACTCGTAAAGTAGGCTTCTTCTATATCTACGCCGTATTGGCTAAAATGCAAAACAGCGTCTACACTAAAGAAAGGGTCGGCATTGCTAGAGAGAATCAACTCAACGTAATTTAGGTTGAATCCCTCTTTTGCATTGTAAGTAGAGTCGGTTTTATCCCCGTCTTTGTGTTCGCCTAAAAGTCCATGGGCAATTCCCGGAAGTCCTAAATGCCCGATTTCATCATTATTTACACTGTTGTCTACGTAAGAGAAATCAACCACGGCTGAAATATCTGGAATATACTTTGATTGGTTAAAAGTTCTTTTTTCTTCTGGCAGTAAAACTGCTACATCTGCGTACATAAATGTTGCACAAAGTGCACTCAATAGTAATATTTTTTTCATAATTATCCTAACTAAGATTGTATTTTTGTAAAGTTTTTTATTTTATTTTTGGGTAGTTAAGAAGTGAGAGGAGGTGCGCGGCTTTGGTTATGGTTTGTTCTTACATGTAGAGTTGAAACTAGATTGTTTTGTGAAATCTTTTCAAAGTGGAAAATCTCTGTATATTGAGTTTTACTGATAATATCTGCTGAAACTGAATGGTTATCAACTATGCACACTTCACATGTATAACCATCAGCATGCATAATGTGCTCAATCTCGTGTATTACACTAAATGTTGTTGCAATAACAAAAAGTATTGATAAAATAACTCTAATTTTCATAAGTTTATTATAGTGGGTGGATGTTTAAATGATAATTACATAATTTTTCTAGTTTTATAATACTTTGGTTAAATTTTACTTTCCAGCTACCAGTAGAGCCTCTTCATAGTGGAATGATATACGTAAAATATGCCAACTTACCCGCTTAAGCCATCGAACACCTTCTAGGTAATCTGTGCCCTCTTGTACATCTATCTCTCCTCGTGCTATTTTTGCTACAATCATTCTCCTGTATGGCTTTAGCTGTTTGTAAAGTGCTGACTTACTCATTTGTGCCTGTTTACTCATTTTATGCCACTGCTGCGACATCATAGTTTCTATGATTGATTTAATTGCCAATGTTATGATCTCACGCTCTTTAGTAAAGTGCTTGTTATATCTAAGTGTTTTTGCTCGATTCTCTTCCTCTTCACATCTCTCATGTAGTCTTTGCATATGATCTAGAGTATGTATCATCGCCACCAGCCTTTCCCACTGTACCCCAGACTCACTTTCTAGCGAGATTTTATCAATATAGGTATGTGTTTTATCAAGAGCTTTTTGGAGTTGTACTAAATCAGCTCTTTTACTCTGTGTATCACCCAATATTGCATTTATATGGCTTAAGAGTGCTATTATTTCTGTATAAACAGTGTTTTGGACAGCGGTTAATGCCATGCTTGGTTGTTCAAGTAGCTGAGTGTCTAAAGTATTTGTGTATAGTGATTTTTTTTCTGGAATAAGTTTAGTCATAAGAGAAGCAAAATTGTTGGTAAATGGTAAAATAATCATTAGTCCTAATATATTAAAAGTAGTATGAAAAGCAACAAGTGAGATTTCTGCATTTTCGCTGATTGCAGTTGGAAAAAAGTTCCCAATTACCATTGTAAAAGGTGTAATTAAAAATACAGCACCAACAGCCGTTAAAATATTATAAATGACATGTGAAAACCCGGTACGGCGAGCCTCTATAGATTGTCCAATTGTAGCAAGAGCTGCTGTCACCGTAGTCCCAACATCCATCCCTATTACTAGTGCTGCAGCTTGTTCAAAGTTGATTGTTCCAGCAAAAAGAGCACTTAGCGCTACTGCTACACCGGCGCTTGAAGCTTGAGTTATAATTGTGAAAATTATTCCAATACTAATAAGTTGCAGTCGTCCAATAAATGTGTCCGATGGGAGTTGTTCAGGAGTAATAAGGTTTGTAAAACCACTCATACCTTGCTGCATCGTTGCTATACCAATAAAAATTAGTGAGAAGCCAGCTAGTGCATATCCAAAAGTTGCCAGACGTTTTTTTGCAAAAAGACGTAGCAGTACTCCAATGAAGACAAATAACATCATTATGCTGCTTAGATTTAGTTTAAAACCCAGTAGCACAACAATCCATCCTGTAACTGTTGAACCGATATTTGCACCAAAAATTATACCAAGTGATTCAGAATAAGTAATCAGACCGGCTCCAACAAAGCCAACGGCAGCAGCAGTTGTAGCGCTTGAAGATTGCAGAATTGTAGTTGTAATTGAACCAGTAAGCGCACCGCTAAGAGGAGAGTGTGTAAAACGCATCAGTGCTGAACGCATCGCAGCACCAGCCAAAATTCTCAGACTATCAGTCATAACAACTATACCCAATAGTAAGAGTCCCAACCCTCCTATAGCTTGAAGAACAGATTCATAATTTTCTATCAAGAAGTTTATACTCATAGTTTAAATCTCTTTATACACTTATATTTTGCACCGTCTGAAGAGAGATTGCTATCCATGAGTTGCATAGTAGTCTCAATCGTTCCAATACTCTTCCCTTCATACTTACTAAGCATATCATTGAAAGCTTTTTTATCTTTCATCTCTTTTATTCGCATCAATGTTACATGTAAAATATATGGTTTTATTTGAGGCAGTGAAAAGGAAGAGCAAATGCAAGAGTTAAGTTTCTCAAGTTTAGGGCTTGTAGTTGTGGCATAAAGAATGTTGTTGTGAGAAAAGTATCCTAAAGATGTAAGCTCTAAAGGTTCAATCTCTTCAATAACTTCTGGCAATCTTTTAAGCAGTTCATTTACACCATATGTATTGCCAAAAAAACACACCGTTACATGTAGGTTTTCACTATCCACCCAACGTCCTTTTATAATTTCCGAAAAATCAGATTTAAGTGCGTCATAGTCATTAAGTTGCGCTTTTAGAGCTAAAAATATACGGTTCATAGCATTGAGTATATCATAGTGGAGTTTAAAATTATTTATAAATTGCAAAATAAAATATTAAATAACATAGTTTACTTTAAGCTATAGTGAACTATCATAATGAAATTATATTTAAAGGATATACAATGTTAGATAAGAAACAAGTCAAGAAAATCGTAAAAAAAGAGTTGAAAGCTATGTTAAAAAAAGAGCTAAAACAAGATGTTAAAAAAGATGTTAAGGGGTTCAAGAAAAAAGATAGGTTAGAGAAAGAGTCTAAGAAAAAGAAGTAACATATTTTAATATTTGGTATGGAAATAGAGAGTTGAGTTACAACTCTAGAATGACGATTTCTCGCCATTCTAAGTATACTACTTAGCTAGTTCTTCCAAGGCTTTTTTTATAGCCAACGGAAGAGGTAACTCTACCTTATCACAATCATCTTCAAGGCAACATCCGCACGTGGTTCCTGCGTCAGTCTCTTCCATAATAGCATCTAAGTTATCACCATGTTTTTTAACAGCCTCTTTAATAGCATCATATTCAATTTCATTACATTCGCATACTAACATAATCTTTCTCCTTATATTTGAGTAAAAGTAGAGCCTGGAACTCCACATACTGGACATTTTTCAGGTAGTTCACCCAACTCTATATAACCACATGTAGGGCATAGATAGATATTTACTTCGTCTAAATCTTTTCCATCTCTTACAGCCTGAAGTGCTTTTTGGTAAAGCTCTGCATGTACTTTTTCAGCCTCAAGCGCATAGCCAAACATCTTTTTTGCTTTATGGTTGTCTTTAACTGCTTGTTCATGCATTGGAGGGTACATGTCTTCAAATTCATAAGTCTCTCCGCCAATAGCAGCTTCGAGATTTTCTATGGTTGAACCAACTTTGTCCATCGCTTTTAAGTGACCCTCGGCATGTATCTTCTCGGCCTCCGCTGTTGTACGAAATAGCTTTGCAATATTTGCAAAACCATCTTTTTGTGCTTTTTTAGCAAAAGCACTATATTTTTGATACGCTTGGCTCTCTCCGCAAAATGCGGTATCTAAGTTCTCTTCTGTAGTTGGCATAACACTTCCTTAAAATAATTTATAAAAAAAAAGAATACTCTTTGAGTTATTGTATCTCTGTTGAACTTAAATGAAAATAATTATTTTTTATTTTAATGTGTCATCTTTTTCTTG
This window encodes:
- a CDS encoding 2'-5' RNA ligase family protein produces the protein MNRIFLALKAQLNDYDALKSDFSEIIKGRWVDSENLHVTVCFFGNTYGVNELLKRLPEVIEEIEPLELTSLGYFSHNNILYATTTSPKLEKLNSCICSSFSLPQIKPYILHVTLMRIKEMKDKKAFNDMLSKYEGKSIGTIETTMQLMDSNLSSDGAKYKCIKRFKL
- a CDS encoding bacteriohemerythrin; translation: MESFHWDKYYLTDLETVDEQHKKLVDIINEYGSLLSEDKLNTVSIEKVFKDLFDYTLYHFEEEEQLMKTMNVDERHIYSHIKNHEYFLDEITRMHESLLTDSTSISDELLDFLVHWLAYHILGKDQNMARQIKKIEAGETPEEAFEEDIAEGNNAREALLFSLNTLFNQVSDRNRKLVRLNMSLEKKVLERTKELQEANEQKDILLFQQSKMASMGEMIGNITHQWRQPISIISMWANNIIVDIDMENVKSDELRVYAENINEQTQYLSHTIDDFRNFFIPNKNKSTFTLRSSVDKTMSLLKDLFKTHNIELIENIEEIEITALENELTQAILNILKNAKDVLVSRLQGTRKLIFIDIYKENNRAFIEIKDNGGGIKDNIIDKVFDSYFTTKAKSHGTGIGLHMTESIINNHLNGEISVSNEEYKYEDVDCKGAKFSINFPI
- a CDS encoding rubrerythrin family protein, giving the protein MPTTEENLDTAFCGESQAYQKYSAFAKKAQKDGFANIAKLFRTTAEAEKIHAEGHLKAMDKVGSTIENLEAAIGGETYEFEDMYPPMHEQAVKDNHKAKKMFGYALEAEKVHAELYQKALQAVRDGKDLDEVNIYLCPTCGYIELGELPEKCPVCGVPGSTFTQI
- a CDS encoding (2Fe-2S)-binding protein yields the protein MLVCECNEIEYDAIKEAVKKHGDNLDAIMEETDAGTTCGCCLEDDCDKVELPLPLAIKKALEELAK
- a CDS encoding Na/Pi cotransporter family protein; the encoded protein is MSINFLIENYESVLQAIGGLGLLLLGIVVMTDSLRILAGAAMRSALMRFTHSPLSGALTGSITTTILQSSSATTAAAVGFVGAGLITYSESLGIIFGANIGSTVTGWIVVLLGFKLNLSSIMMLFVFIGVLLRLFAKKRLATFGYALAGFSLIFIGIATMQQGMSGFTNLITPEQLPSDTFIGRLQLISIGIIFTIITQASSAGVAVALSALFAGTINFEQAAALVIGMDVGTTVTAALATIGQSIEARRTGFSHVIYNILTAVGAVFLITPFTMVIGNFFPTAISENAEISLVAFHTTFNILGLMIILPFTNNFASLMTKLIPEKKSLYTNTLDTQLLEQPSMALTAVQNTVYTEIIALLSHINAILGDTQSKRADLVQLQKALDKTHTYIDKISLESESGVQWERLVAMIHTLDHMQRLHERCEEEENRAKTLRYNKHFTKEREIITLAIKSIIETMMSQQWHKMSKQAQMSKSALYKQLKPYRRMIVAKIARGEIDVQEGTDYLEGVRWLKRVSWHILRISFHYEEALLVAGK
- a CDS encoding metal ABC transporter permease, which codes for MIDILLTPIALVIILVMMHSWFGIGILKRGIIFTDLAIAQFAALGSAISLGYFHEEYFYILTLSFALLSAFLIAIASQREIKLEAFIGLLYVLGASGILMVLSHSAEGMEHFKSLLASDILFTAPIDVLKSGVIYALIALAIWKILPKTNGFVRELLFFSLLALTVTSSVQLAGVLVVFVLLIAPAFVALSLELKKPLLFSFYFGWFFSTVAIIVSYYFDLPTGYTIVFLGALLSSSIVLFSSKKNLEQN
- a CDS encoding metal ABC transporter substrate-binding protein; translation: MNKLLLLLVLPLSLFANLNIAVTYPFIGALTKIVGGEHVSTVVLSRGNWDPHFIIPRPSLITKVRNADALIMNGGQLEIGWLPPLLNRAGNQKTQPGTPTFLNLSHHVELINKPNEVDRKNGDIHPDGNPHFHLDPNNTLILADTIKKFLVDIDTQHKEAYEKNYDDFYKMWNQKIKLWSQKMAEKKGIKVVQFHDNLAYFNKAYGLVNIGTIEPLPGIPPSSRHTIKIIELIKKEKPYAIFHDVYHTTKTADFISEKSGTKVILMPHDIGALETIEDLTSLFDYLTCAIK